A genomic segment from uncultured Fibrobacter sp. encodes:
- a CDS encoding ammonium transporter, whose amino-acid sequence MNEAATVVPVSDAIFMTENIWIMISAMLVFIMGLGFACVEAGLVRAKCAANVAFKNIAVPAIGITMYAAIGFALMYPGTFNAISGVLGFAGFGIGDWANPANFTAAYNGHFTLFTDWLFQAMFAATAATIVSGAVAERVKLNSFLVFTIIYVAFVYPIVGSWTWGGGWLSTIGKAGFHDLAGSTLVHSVGGWAALAGVMILGPRIGKYVGGKVHAIPAHNIPLATIGVFMLWFGWWGFNAGSALSGDAKATSWILVTTNLAAVAGIITATLTSWIVSKKPDATMALNGCLAGLVAITAGADVVTPLSSWIIGAIAGVLVVGAVFMFDRLHLDDPVGALSVHLVNGVWGTLAVGIFDITGDYTLGTQAIGVIAYAVPCFGAASLIFYAIKKTMGLRVTERQELRGLDQSEHGQESYSGFQIFSNM is encoded by the coding sequence TATGACAGAAAACATTTGGATCATGATCAGCGCCATGTTGGTGTTTATCATGGGCCTGGGCTTTGCCTGTGTCGAAGCGGGTCTTGTTCGTGCCAAGTGCGCGGCCAACGTCGCTTTCAAAAACATCGCGGTTCCCGCCATAGGTATCACGATGTATGCCGCCATCGGCTTTGCCCTCATGTACCCCGGAACGTTCAACGCGATCTCCGGTGTACTTGGATTTGCCGGATTCGGTATCGGTGACTGGGCTAACCCGGCCAACTTCACCGCTGCCTACAACGGTCACTTCACTCTCTTCACCGACTGGTTGTTCCAGGCGATGTTTGCAGCAACCGCGGCTACCATTGTCTCTGGCGCTGTCGCCGAACGTGTGAAGCTGAACTCCTTCCTCGTCTTCACCATCATCTACGTGGCCTTCGTCTACCCCATCGTTGGTAGCTGGACATGGGGCGGTGGCTGGCTTTCTACCATCGGCAAGGCCGGTTTCCATGACCTCGCCGGTTCTACCCTGGTTCACTCCGTGGGTGGTTGGGCAGCTCTCGCTGGCGTCATGATCCTTGGACCGCGTATCGGTAAGTATGTCGGCGGTAAGGTGCACGCTATTCCGGCCCACAACATTCCGCTCGCAACCATCGGTGTGTTCATGCTGTGGTTCGGTTGGTGGGGATTCAACGCCGGTTCTGCCCTCTCCGGCGATGCAAAGGCTACTAGCTGGATTCTCGTGACCACGAACCTCGCCGCTGTCGCAGGTATCATTACCGCAACGCTTACGAGTTGGATTGTTTCGAAGAAGCCGGACGCCACCATGGCCCTCAACGGCTGCCTTGCTGGCCTCGTCGCCATCACTGCCGGTGCAGACGTGGTCACCCCGCTTTCTTCCTGGATTATCGGTGCCATCGCTGGTGTGCTCGTAGTCGGCGCAGTCTTCATGTTCGACCGCTTGCACTTGGATGACCCGGTCGGTGCTCTCTCGGTTCACCTGGTGAACGGTGTGTGGGGTACGCTCGCTGTCGGTATCTTCGATATCACTGGCGACTACACCCTCGGCACTCAGGCCATCGGCGTGATCGCTTACGCGGTTCCCTGCTTCGGTGCAGCTAGCCTCATCTTCTACGCCATCAAGAAGACCATGGGCCTCCGCGTTACCGAACGTCAAGAACTCCGCGGCCTCGACCAAAGCGAACACGGCCAAGAATCCTACAGCGGATTCCAAATCTTCAGCAATATGTAG